The nucleotide sequence TGGCGTTAACCCCATGTACTCTAGTGATTGTTCAATCGCTTTTTTATCAGAAGAAGTTGTTGCATCATTTGGATTGGGAACTGTTTCATGAACGCCAATTCCTTGTGACGGATTTGTTCCCCATGTCACCATCGGTTGAATTTCTGATCCATCGATTTCTACACTGCGATCGTACACCGCACCTTCATCTGTTGCTAGTGCACGCCATTCTTCAACCTTCTTCTCAAACTCTTCTCCAGAAGGAACATTTTCTCGTCCTTGTAAATAGTCAAATGTCACTTGGTCTGGGCTAATTAATCCTGCCTTCGCCCCTGCTTCGATTGACATGTTACAAATCGTCATTCGTTCTTCCATTGTCATGCCACGGATCGCTTCACCTGTAAACTCGATGACAGAACCTGTACCGAAGTCAACGCCGAACTTTGCAATAATGGCTAGAATCACATCTTTTGCCGTAATTCCTTCGCTAAGACGTCCCGTTACATTGACTTGAAGTGTTTTCGGCTTCGCTTGCCATAGAGATTGTGTCGCTAATACGTGCTCAACTTCACTTGTCCCAATTCCGAATGCAAGTGCGCCAAAAGCTCCATGAGTCGAAGTATGACTGTCTCCACAAACGATTGTTTTTCCTGGCTGTGTTAAACCAAGTTCTGGCCCAATGACATGAACAATACCATTATCTGGACTGTTCAGATCAGCAATGTTAATACCGAATTCCTTACAGTTTTCAGATAAAGTTTCCATTTGTTTTTTTGCGATTTGATCAGTAATATTGTAGCGATCAACCGTAGGAACATTGTGGTCCATCGTTGCAAATGTTAAATCAGGTCGTCGAACTTTACGATTATTTAAGCGTAATCCTTCAAACGCCTGTGGTGATGTCACCTCATGAACCATATGAAGATCAATATATAGTAGATTAGGTTTGCCCTCTTCAGCTACAACCGTATGTTTATCCCAGATCTTTTCAATAATTGTTTTTGGACTCATTCTCCTCTTCCCCTCACTTTATTCACTAATATCATT is from Desertibacillus haloalkaliphilus and encodes:
- the leuC gene encoding 3-isopropylmalate dehydratase large subunit, coding for MSPKTIIEKIWDKHTVVAEEGKPNLLYIDLHMVHEVTSPQAFEGLRLNNRKVRRPDLTFATMDHNVPTVDRYNITDQIAKKQMETLSENCKEFGINIADLNSPDNGIVHVIGPELGLTQPGKTIVCGDSHTSTHGAFGALAFGIGTSEVEHVLATQSLWQAKPKTLQVNVTGRLSEGITAKDVILAIIAKFGVDFGTGSVIEFTGEAIRGMTMEERMTICNMSIEAGAKAGLISPDQVTFDYLQGRENVPSGEEFEKKVEEWRALATDEGAVYDRSVEIDGSEIQPMVTWGTNPSQGIGVHETVPNPNDATTSSDKKAIEQSLEYMGLTPGTKMTDVEVNHVFIGSCTNSRMSDLRAAAAVAKGKKVAENVRAMVVPGSQKVKLRAEAEGLDKIFIDAGFEWRESGCSMCLSMNPDFVPEGERCASTSNRNFEGRQGKGARTHLVSPEMAAAAAVTGKFVDVRTLDKSPV